The Grus americana isolate bGruAme1 chromosome 5, bGruAme1.mat, whole genome shotgun sequence region CCATGTAGTAACCTTAGTTTTAGGACTGTGGCCTTTTAGTAATTGTGAtcctaaattaaaataattgctcaataaaacttttttccatgCATCATCTACTTCCATACATAGGATCATATTACTCAATGTTTATGCCAAAACTTGTCTCATAAAATGgattaaaatctgaaatatacTCCTACTGCTGGTAGGGAAAATCTTTTGCAATTCCTGCATCTTTGTTCAGTTAATGGAGAATTTAACAGAGGAAGCTATTAGTGGCAAGGATTAAAACTAATTTAATGAAATAGTAATTTATTAAGCTTACCTTTTGTTGCACTCTAGGACCCATTTCAAAATCAAAGTTTTTCCATATGTGGTGGATAGCTTATGGGAATCCCTTTTACTAATAAACGGAGTTGAAATACCTGCTTTTGTTCcatgctttttctcctcccttccagtGTAGAGAAAAGTATTGGAATTTGTCTGATGCCTTCAGCATCATTGAATTCAAGGTTTGTCATCAGAGCAGACTACAAAGTCAGAGCACCTTCATATGGAATACAGGCATAATTGCTGGCTTTCAAACTGGAAGTAAATACCTAAAATCATCTAGGTCATGTACTGATGACGATGATGCAATAGTTTGCGGCATAACCAAAACTTCCAATGATGtctgaaaacaaattgaaatCTGATGCAGTCTGTTGAGTGTTTCCTACTGTCACACTGCTAAGAAAAGCTATAGTAGCTCATTGGGGATTTCCGAATGTTAAGAGGATAGCAGCAACACCAGATGTTCAGTCTTGAGAGTCAGCTGTCTGGCAGtgctgggagaaggaaaatttcTGCAGATGACTTTTGCTAGATAAGTTCCTAGGACCAGCCAGAAAGAAAGGCAGCTGCAAAGATTCTCAAATAAGATAATCTTTTTGCCTAAATgcttaaataagaaaatattttcagtcgTCACAAAGCAcataagttttctttcttgtcttctttCTCTTGGACATTGAAACTCATCCAAAGTGCTAAAGATCTGGCTTCTCTGTCTTCTGATATTTATCCAATCTAATTTCATGTAGATGTCTGGCTGGCAGTGCTGATGGTGCCTGCCAAAATCTATAAAcctctgtatctttttttcctccctagaAAGTAGGGTTTGTGGTCAGAGTAGGGGGAGGAAAAGGATGTTCCTGAGTATATATACCTTTGTCCAGATATCATAAATGCCTTTCTGTCCCCAAACCACAGATGGCGTTCCATGTTCTCAGAATCCAACGGTTGCCATAGAAACCTGGATCAACTTCAACAAGGAGGAGCGAGCGGGCTTTTCAGAGACACTGCGATCGAGTCTGAAGGTATAAAAAGACCTTCTGTTCCGGGGTTGGTGTAGCGCTTGCTGGTTTCGCACTTCCCAAGGCAGGGTATTCTGCTCGCAGGTGTGACTTGAAAGTCACAAAACACAAATGCCATTGAAATTCATGATACTTGAGTGAGGAATACTTTCATTGTCATCAATAGCAACCCCACTGACAGCTTTTCTAATTTAACCTGAGGCTGCTTTCACTGGTGATTGGAGCAATGCCATAAATAACTTATTTCACCAGATGTTCAGTTACCAAAGAGACCATTCAGAAATCTGAGTTGGGTATTCCCCTTATAATAACTCTGCTCCATCAGTGATGTAACCAGCCCTTACCTAAACTACAGACACTTGGGTTCCAGTGAAGTCTGTAGCTATTTTGCTATGTCAGATATGATACGTATCTTGAAAAGGCTTTGAGGCTCTGACTCCTGAACGCTATAGGGTGGCAGGACTTGGGAAGCAGTCACACACCTCAGGCCCACAGATGGGTCCCAAGCTCAAAAATTTGGTCTTAGGCATCACTGATGTTTGTGTAAACAGGTCCAATTCTGCTGAcatgcttctcctttctctcaggTGATTGGAGAAAATGTTCACATCTACCTGATTGGAAAGGAGTCGTCACGTACACATTCACTCGCTGTCTCTCTGCATTGTGCTGATGATGACTCCATAAGCGTGAGCGGCCAGAACAGCCTGTGTCACCAGATCACCGCAGCCTGCAAGCACGGTAGTGACCTGTACGTTGTTGGTGGCTCCATTCCACGACGCATGTGGAAATGCAACAATGCGACTATAGACTGGGAATGGTGTGCCCCTCTGCCCCGTGACCGGCTCCAACACACCCTTGTCTCCGTGCCAAGCAAGGATGCTATATATTCACTGGGGGGGAAAACTCTACAGGACACTCTCTCTAATGCCGTCATATATTACAGAGTAAGAGACAATGTCTGGACAGAGACCAGCCAGTTGGAAGTGGCAGTCTCCGGAGCTGCAGGTGTAAACCTTAATGGTGTCATTTACCTGCTGGGCGGGGAGGAAAATGACTTGGACTTCTTCACCAAGCCCTCTCGGCTAATTCAGTGCTATGATACCAACACAGAGAAATGCCATGTGAAGCCATATGTACTGCCTTTTGCAGGGCGCATGCATGCTGCTGTACACAAGGACGTGGTGTTCATTGTGGCCGAGGGGGATTCGCTGCTATGCTATAATCCCCTCCTGGATAGCTTCACCCGGCTATGCCTGCCAGACGCCTGGAGCTCAGTACCATCCCTCTGGAAAATTGCAAGCTGCAATGGCAGCATCTATGTCTTTCGCGACCGCTATAAAAAGGGTGATGCAAATACTTTTAAACTTAACCCAGCCACCTCTGTTGTAACAGTCACAAGTGGCATCAAAGTGCTGCTCACTAACCTGCAGTTTGTCCTGGCCTAAGCAGGGAAAAACGGGCCCAGTGATAGAAAGGGCAGCAACAGTGTTCTGTGCAGCTCAGAGGCACCCACCACCCTCAGCACCAGTCCCAATTACTACAAGCTCACAATGTCCGGTAAAGACCCCATCCTCTGTACCTgtgcagaggaaggacaggctTTCTGGCTTTGGGCCTGTTCTTTTACATAGCACTATTAAAGTTGAACTGCCGCATCTTAGATTTCAGATGAACTAAATGCTATTACTTCGATCCCTTGATGATAAGCTGCTTGTGTTTGAGGCCCAAACTGCAGcaaatgggtttttttagccTGGAACCGATCCGCTAATAACAAATTCTGTGGCGTATGGATGTCCTCCTTGGCCCAGACCGCTAGTTTTAACTGCCTGGGAGACTATGTGTTGCTGCTGTGTCAGTCACAGAGTTAGATGCGCACTGTGCCCTCCAGGGATGTCCCCATTTAAACATTGCTCTGTCCCTATTGCAGAAGGAGGGACCGgcagaaatatttacagcagACAGATTCCAGAGCTGACCCCAAGACCTTTAGTAGGTCGTATTATTGAGCACTTCTCCTAGAGGAGTGGTAACAAACTGGGAGATTGTTTTTATGAGCATTGGC contains the following coding sequences:
- the KBTBD4 gene encoding kelch repeat and BTB domain-containing protein 4 isoform X1, producing MKGGAADCWRSDLCSTMDSSEETGGSSAEENYFVNYTFTDRSHSGRVAQGIMKLCLEDELFADVTISVEGKEFQLHRLVLSAQSCFFRSMFTSNLKEAHNRVIELQDVSESVFQLLVDYIYHGTVKLRAEELQETYEVADMYQLTALFEECSRFLARTVQVRNCLQVMWLADQHSDMELYTAAKHCAKSHLSQLQDTEEFLHLPLRLLTDILTDGVPCSQNPTVAIETWINFNKEERAGFSETLRSSLKVIGENVHIYLIGKESSRTHSLAVSLHCADDDSISVSGQNSLCHQITAACKHGSDLYVVGGSIPRRMWKCNNATIDWEWCAPLPRDRLQHTLVSVPSKDAIYSLGGKTLQDTLSNAVIYYRVRDNVWTETSQLEVAVSGAAGVNLNGVIYLLGGEENDLDFFTKPSRLIQCYDTNTEKCHVKPYVLPFAGRMHAAVHKDVVFIVAEGDSLLCYNPLLDSFTRLCLPDAWSSVPSLWKIASCNGSIYVFRDRYKKGDANTFKLNPATSVVTVTSGIKVLLTNLQFVLA
- the KBTBD4 gene encoding kelch repeat and BTB domain-containing protein 4 isoform X2, whose protein sequence is MYCWRSDLCSTMDSSEETGGSSAEENYFVNYTFTDRSHSGRVAQGIMKLCLEDELFADVTISVEGKEFQLHRLVLSAQSCFFRSMFTSNLKEAHNRVIELQDVSESVFQLLVDYIYHGTVKLRAEELQETYEVADMYQLTALFEECSRFLARTVQVRNCLQVMWLADQHSDMELYTAAKHCAKSHLSQLQDTEEFLHLPLRLLTDILTDGVPCSQNPTVAIETWINFNKEERAGFSETLRSSLKVIGENVHIYLIGKESSRTHSLAVSLHCADDDSISVSGQNSLCHQITAACKHGSDLYVVGGSIPRRMWKCNNATIDWEWCAPLPRDRLQHTLVSVPSKDAIYSLGGKTLQDTLSNAVIYYRVRDNVWTETSQLEVAVSGAAGVNLNGVIYLLGGEENDLDFFTKPSRLIQCYDTNTEKCHVKPYVLPFAGRMHAAVHKDVVFIVAEGDSLLCYNPLLDSFTRLCLPDAWSSVPSLWKIASCNGSIYVFRDRYKKGDANTFKLNPATSVVTVTSGIKVLLTNLQFVLA
- the KBTBD4 gene encoding kelch repeat and BTB domain-containing protein 4 isoform X3, coding for MDSSEETGGSSAEENYFVNYTFTDRSHSGRVAQGIMKLCLEDELFADVTISVEGKEFQLHRLVLSAQSCFFRSMFTSNLKEAHNRVIELQDVSESVFQLLVDYIYHGTVKLRAEELQETYEVADMYQLTALFEECSRFLARTVQVRNCLQVMWLADQHSDMELYTAAKHCAKSHLSQLQDTEEFLHLPLRLLTDILTDGVPCSQNPTVAIETWINFNKEERAGFSETLRSSLKVIGENVHIYLIGKESSRTHSLAVSLHCADDDSISVSGQNSLCHQITAACKHGSDLYVVGGSIPRRMWKCNNATIDWEWCAPLPRDRLQHTLVSVPSKDAIYSLGGKTLQDTLSNAVIYYRVRDNVWTETSQLEVAVSGAAGVNLNGVIYLLGGEENDLDFFTKPSRLIQCYDTNTEKCHVKPYVLPFAGRMHAAVHKDVVFIVAEGDSLLCYNPLLDSFTRLCLPDAWSSVPSLWKIASCNGSIYVFRDRYKKGDANTFKLNPATSVVTVTSGIKVLLTNLQFVLA